The Streptomyces sp. NBC_00224 genome contains the following window.
AACAACCGTGTCCAGATCGCGCTGCTGGTCCACGACGCCGGACTTCTCGACGAGGACGGCGACGTACGCTGAATCGAACAACTGGAGGGGGAACAGCGCCATGCCGCTCGTCGATCTGCGCGAACACGAGGACTTCACCGCCAACCCGTATCCGTACTACGCGAAGCTGCGCGCGGAGGGGCCGGTGCACCGCGTCCGCACCCATGAGTCGGACGAGGTCTGGCTGATCGTCGGGCACGACGAGGCGCGGGCCGCGCTCGCCGACCCCCGTTTCTCCAAGGACTGGCGGGCGATCGCCGCGGGGGACTACGAGTTCACCGCGGTCAGCGCCAACATGCTGGACTCGGACGCGCCGCAGCACACCCGGCTGCGCAAGCTGGTGGCGCGCGAGTTCACGCCGCGCCGGATCGAGGCGCTGCGCCCGCGCGTGCAGGAGATCACCGACGGGCTGCTCGACACCATGCTGGCCGCCCCCGGCCGCACGGCCGACCTGGTCGACTCGTTCGCCTTCCCGCTGCCGATCACGGTCATCTGCGAACTCCTCGGTGTGCCGGACCTGGACCGGGAGACCTTCCGCAGACTCTCCAACGAGGCCGTCGCCCCCACCCAGAACGACGGAACGAACACCTCCGCGCTGGAGATGAGCGCCTATCTGGTGGAGCTCATCGAGGACAAGCGCGCCACCGCCCCCGCCGACGACCTGATGAGCGCCCTCATCCGCACCCGGCACGAGGACGGCGACAAACTGTCCCCGGACGAGCTCATCGGCATGGCCTTCCTGCTGCTCGTCGCGGGCCACGAGACCACCGTCAACCTCGTCTCCAACGGGGTACGGGCGCTGCTCGCGCACCCCGAGCAACTGGCCGCGCTGCGCGCCGACTTCGACGGGCTGATCGACGGGGCGATCGAGGAGATGCTGCGCTACGACGGCCCGGTGGAGACGGCCACGTACCGGTTCACGCGCGAGAGCGTCGAGTGCGGCGGCACGGTCATCCCGGCCGGGGCGCCCGTCCTCGTCGCCCTCGCCTCCGCCGGACGCGACCCCGCCCGCCACCCCGACCCGGACCGCTTCGACATCCGCCGCGCCCCGCAGAGCCACCTCGGCTTCGGGCACGGCATCCACTACTGCCTGGGCGCCCCGCTCGCCCGGATGGAGGGCCGCATCGCGGTCCGTACGCTCCTGGAGCGCGCCCCCGGCCTCGAACTCGCCCCGGACCAGGGCCCGTTGGAGTGGCTGCCGGGGATGCTCATCCGCGGAGTGCGTCATCTGCCGGTGCGCTGGTGAGCGGCGCTCACGCCTTGCGGGCGGCCGCCGCCCTGCGGCGGTGCTCGCCGCGCAGCACCAGGCCCGGCCACTCGTCCCCGTACGCGCCGCAGGCGGAGACCGACCACAGCGACCACTGCTGCGGCACCGAGTAGTACGGCACCAGCATCCGCGCGGTGCGCAGCCGCGACACCTTCACCGGGACGAGCGCGGGCAGCACGTCCGGCTGCTGGCCCGCCAGGATCGCCTTGCGGCAGGACGGGCAGGCGGGACGGCGGTCGGCCGCCGCCTCGCGCGGGCCGGTCCGGCGGCGGGCCCGCTGCCGGTGCTGTTTGCGCGCGGGCGGCCCGCCGCTCCCGGCCGCCGTGTGCAGCGGGTTGTAGTAGCAGCGCTCGGGCGGTCTCGGCGCCGACTGCCCCGCGCGGCGGGCGTGCAGTGCGGCGAACCGGACCAGGGCGCGCTCGGCCAGGACCGCGGCGGCGGCCAGGTCCGGCAGGTCGGCCGCCTCGTCCAGGAGCTTGCCCGCGGCCTGGAACGCGTCGAGCACCCACGAGTAGTCGCGCTCGTCCTGGGCGTCCCCGCCGGGCCGCGGCGCGTCCGCATCGCCCCGCCCGACCGGGAGTTCGGCCGCGCGCAGCACGTCACCGACGGCCGTGACCCGGGCCGACACCAGCCGCTCCAGGCGCTCGCGGGCCGTCTCCCACTCGTCGAGGACCCGCTGCTGCTCCTCCTTCGACGGTTCCCACGTCCGCTGTGCGGGCATGGCCGGACGGAGCACCCCCATGAACCACCAACGCCTCAGCACCGAGCCTCCCCTCGCTGCGCCCAGGGTAGAAGCCCCCGAAGCTACTGGAGAGTTAGGGTGAGCAGCTCCGTCACGACGCCGTGAAAGGAACCGCGTTGACCAGCGATGCCATAGAGGACGCCGTCGTCGATCTCGCCGCTCTCGGTGACGGCTTCACCCGCGACCCCTACCCCGTCTACGCCGACCTGCGCGAGCGCGGCCCCGTGCACCGCGTCCGGATGCCCGAGGGCGCCGACGCCTGGCTCGTCGTCGGCTACGAGGCGGGCCGCGCCGCGCTCGCCGACCCGCGCCTGTCCAAGGAGTGGCGCAACGCCGCCCCCGACCTCGGGGTGAAGGCGGTCGCCTCCGGCACCACCATGCTCAGCTCCGACGCCCCCTCCCACACCCGGCTGCGCAAGCTGGTGACCCGGGAGTTCACCCCGCGCCGGGTCGAGCTGCTCGCCCCGCGCGTCCAGGAGATGACCGACGCGCTGCTCGACGCCATGCTGGAGCGGCCGGATCGCAGGGCGGACCTCGTCGAGGCGCTCTCCTTCCCGCTGCCGATCACCGTCATCGGCGAGCTCCTCGGGGTGCCCGCCCTCGACCAGGACAGCTTCCGCGAGTGGTCCAACACCTCGGTCTCCGCGCCCGCCCTCGCGGACCGGATGGCGGCGGCCAAGGCCATGTCGGAGTATCTGACCGCGCTCCTGGAGAGCAAGCGCGAGCAGCCCGGCGACGACCTGATGAGCGCGCTGATCAGCACGGCCGACGAGGACGGCGACCGGCTCTCGGGCCCCGAACTGCTCGGCATGGCCTGGCTGCTTCTGGTCGCGGGCCACGAGACGACCGTCAACCTGATCTCCAACGGCGTTCTCGCACTGCTCGGCCACCCGGAGCAACTGGCCGATCTGCGCGCCGACTTCGACGGGCTGATCGACAACGCGGTGGAGGAGATGCTGCGGTACGACGGCCCGGTGGAGACCCCGACGTACCGCTTCACCACCGAGCCGGTCGACATCGCCGGGACGGTGGTCCCCGGCGGCGGCCGGCTCGTCCTGGTCGCCATGGCCGACGCCAACCGCGACCCGGCCAAGTACGCCGAGCCGTCCCGCTTCGACATCCGGCGCGACGCCCGCGGCCATGTGGCCTTCGGCCACGGCATCCACTACTGCCTGGGCGCGCCGCTGGCCCGCCTGGAGGCGCGGATCGCCATCCGCTCGCTCCTGGAGCGCTGCCCGGACCTGGCGCTCGACATCCATCCGGCGGCGCTGACCTGGCGTTCGGGGATGCTGGTGCGCGGCCCGGAGAGCCTGCCGGTCAGCTGGTGAACGCCACCTCGTGAGCGTCAGCCGGTGAACTCCGCGACGGCGACCGGCCGGCGCTCGTGCCGCGAGCGCTCGCACGCCTCCGCGACGCGCAGCGCGTGCAGCGCCTCCCGGCCGTCGCAGGGGTTCGCCAGCTCGCCCCGTACGACCCGTACAAAGGCGTCGAGCTCGGCCCGGTAGGCGGGGGCGAACCGCTCAAGGAAGCCGGGCCAGGGCTTCGCGGCGGGTGCCGGCGCCCCCGGCTCGGCCGAGGTGAGCGGTGTGCGCTCGCCGAGCCCCACGGCCAGCTGGTCGAGGTCCCCGGCCACTTCCATCCGTACGTCGTACCCGGCCCCGTTGCACCGGGTCGCCGTCGCCGTGGCGAGGGTGCCGTCGTCGAGGGTGAGGAGGGCCGCGGCCGTGGCGACGTCACCGGCCTCGCGGAACATCGCGGGCCCGGCGTCCGAGCCGGTCGCGTACACCTCGATGACCTCACGGCCGGTCACCCACCGCAGACTGTCGAAGTCATGGACCAGACAGTCCCGGTAGAGGCCGCCGGAGAGCGGCAGATACGCGGCGGGCGGCGGCGCCGGGTCCGAGGTGATCGCCCGTACGGTGTGCAGCCGCCCGAGCCCGCCGGCCCGTACGCGCTCGCGGGCCGCCGCGTACCCGGTGTCGAAGCGCCGCATGAACCCGATCTGCAGGACCGTCCCCGCGCTCTCCACCTCGTCGAGGGCCGCCAGCGTCCCGGCCAGGTCGAGGGCGATCGGCTTCTCGCAGAAGACGGGGAGACCGGCGCGGGCCGCGCGGGCGATCAGGCCGGCGTGCGCGGCGGTCGCCGAGGCGATCACCACCGCGTCCGGGCCGGCCGCGAAAAGCTCGTCGACCGTGGCGGCCGTGGCGCCGGTCC
Protein-coding sequences here:
- a CDS encoding cytochrome P450 encodes the protein MPLVDLREHEDFTANPYPYYAKLRAEGPVHRVRTHESDEVWLIVGHDEARAALADPRFSKDWRAIAAGDYEFTAVSANMLDSDAPQHTRLRKLVAREFTPRRIEALRPRVQEITDGLLDTMLAAPGRTADLVDSFAFPLPITVICELLGVPDLDRETFRRLSNEAVAPTQNDGTNTSALEMSAYLVELIEDKRATAPADDLMSALIRTRHEDGDKLSPDELIGMAFLLLVAGHETTVNLVSNGVRALLAHPEQLAALRADFDGLIDGAIEEMLRYDGPVETATYRFTRESVECGGTVIPAGAPVLVALASAGRDPARHPDPDRFDIRRAPQSHLGFGHGIHYCLGAPLARMEGRIAVRTLLERAPGLELAPDQGPLEWLPGMLIRGVRHLPVRW
- a CDS encoding Gfo/Idh/MocA family oxidoreductase, with the translated sequence MRIGLIGTGRIGSFHAEVLARHPSVTELVVADADPARAAHAAARTGATAATVDELFAAGPDAVVIASATAAHAGLIARAARAGLPVFCEKPIALDLAGTLAALDEVESAGTVLQIGFMRRFDTGYAAARERVRAGGLGRLHTVRAITSDPAPPPAAYLPLSGGLYRDCLVHDFDSLRWVTGREVIEVYATGSDAGPAMFREAGDVATAAALLTLDDGTLATATATRCNGAGYDVRMEVAGDLDQLAVGLGERTPLTSAEPGAPAPAAKPWPGFLERFAPAYRAELDAFVRVVRGELANPCDGREALHALRVAEACERSRHERRPVAVAEFTG
- a CDS encoding cytochrome P450, whose amino-acid sequence is MTSDAIEDAVVDLAALGDGFTRDPYPVYADLRERGPVHRVRMPEGADAWLVVGYEAGRAALADPRLSKEWRNAAPDLGVKAVASGTTMLSSDAPSHTRLRKLVTREFTPRRVELLAPRVQEMTDALLDAMLERPDRRADLVEALSFPLPITVIGELLGVPALDQDSFREWSNTSVSAPALADRMAAAKAMSEYLTALLESKREQPGDDLMSALISTADEDGDRLSGPELLGMAWLLLVAGHETTVNLISNGVLALLGHPEQLADLRADFDGLIDNAVEEMLRYDGPVETPTYRFTTEPVDIAGTVVPGGGRLVLVAMADANRDPAKYAEPSRFDIRRDARGHVAFGHGIHYCLGAPLARLEARIAIRSLLERCPDLALDIHPAALTWRSGMLVRGPESLPVSW